atatgGCAGACCAAGGCCAAGTTTCTTTCTGTGGTTTCTGCTGTAATCTTTTTAGAAATGAGAATTAATGAAAAGTAAATAGAGTACCTTAgtagaatattaaaatattgatattatgaTAAAAGTGTTTTGTTTCCAGTTAATGAGTATAGTATTTGTAATTATAAATAGGCAATCATGTTAAAGGTGCGCACTAatttttaatgagaaataaaaaaatttcgctagtcacaatttaaaattaatttatcttCTTTTAGGATAAAGGACAAGTCACTTTTGAAGATAAATGGCCATCAATGCGCCCTATAGTATTAAAGTTATTAAAACAAGAAACTGTAACTCAAACCGAATGGCAAGATCTTTTCGGGGCGGTGCATTCAGTTTGCCTGTGGGATGAAAGAGGACCTTACAAAGTTAGAGATGCACTGCAACAGGACATAATGATGTATATCAAACAGGCCCAGGCTCGAGTTCTCGCGCAGCGGGAAGACCAGGCACTCCTTAAAGCATACATTGCTGAGTGGGGGAGGTTTTTCACTCAGTGCAACTATTTGCCAACACCATTCCGTCAGTTAGAAAGttccattaataatattagcaaAGTAACAACTTCCAATGCTTCAAGTTCTCAAAAAAAGaataacaacaataatataGAAGAAAGTTTAGTGAGAAAGTTGATGTTAGATTCATGGAATCAAAGCATTTTTATGGATATCAAGCAAAGGCTGCAGGATTCAGCTATGAAGCTTGTTCAAGCAGAACGCAATGGAGAATCATTCGACTCCCAGTTGGTTATAGGTGTTCGAGAGTCATATGGTAAGAAAAAGctgatttttatattaagtttaAGTGTTTCTATGCTAAAAGGTTACAGGtaatttgaaatgtatttttttttacagttaatTTATGCTCAAATTCAATCGATAAGCTTCAAATATATAGGGCTAACTTTGAAGCAGCTTACATGCAAGCAACAGAGGAGTTTTATAAGTTGAAAGCTAATGAGCATTTACTGTCAAATGGTGTTCAGTCGTACATGAAATATGCTGATCAACGCCTTAAGGAGGAGGAAGCTCGGGCACATAGATACTTAGAACCAGGAAGTGGAAGCGTGGCTGCGCTCACTCAGTGTTGTGAAAAAGTTCTAATAGGTGAGCATCAGGCAACATTACTAGCAGAGAGTGCTCCTCTGATCAAAGCTGGAGAAACAGAGAAGCTTCAGTTGATGTTTCGTCTTCTTGACAGAATTCCGGAAGGTGTCACACCCATATTACGAGATTTAGAAGCCCACATTGTGTCAGCTGGACTGGCAGATATGGTAGCTTCTGCTGATATAATAACATCAGACTCTGAGAAGTATGTTGAGCGACTACTAGATCTGTTTAAGAAATTCAGCTCCCTAGCAAAGGATGCTTTCTTGGATGATCCGAGATTCTTGACGGCCAGGGATAAAGCATACAAGTGCGTTGTGAATGATACTACTGTTTTCAAATTAGAATTGCCGTCGTCAGCCCTCCTACGAGGTAGCAAGGGAACAGCACCAGAAAGCAAATGTCCCGAACTACTCGCTAACTACTGTGATATGTTGTTACGTAAAACCCCTTTGAGTAAAAGATTGACTAGTGAGCAAATAGAG
The window above is part of the Maniola jurtina chromosome 12, ilManJurt1.1, whole genome shotgun sequence genome. Proteins encoded here:
- the LOC123870122 gene encoding cullin-5 codes for the protein MLKDKGQVTFEDKWPSMRPIVLKLLKQETVTQTEWQDLFGAVHSVCLWDERGPYKVRDALQQDIMMYIKQAQARVLAQREDQALLKAYIAEWGRFFTQCNYLPTPFRQLESSINNISKVTTSNASSSQKKNNNNNIEESLVRKLMLDSWNQSIFMDIKQRLQDSAMKLVQAERNGESFDSQLVIGVRESYVNLCSNSIDKLQIYRANFEAAYMQATEEFYKLKANEHLLSNGVQSYMKYADQRLKEEEARAHRYLEPGSGSVAALTQCCEKVLIGEHQATLLAESAPLIKAGETEKLQLMFRLLDRIPEGVTPILRDLEAHIVSAGLADMVASADIITSDSEKYVERLLDLFKKFSSLAKDAFLDDPRFLTARDKAYKCVVNDTTVFKLELPSSALLRGSKGTAPESKCPELLANYCDMLLRKTPLSKRLTSEQIESRLRDVLLVLKYIENKDVFMRYHKAHLTRRLILDSSADSEKEEDMVEWLREVGMPADYVNKLARMFQDIKVSEDLNTQFRGETTRHDAINIKILNAGAWARGSERVTVSLPLELEDYIPEVEDFYKKKHSGRKLQWYHHMSNGTITFANSVGRFDLDVTTFQMAVLFAWNQRPMEKVTYENLRLATELPDPELRRTLWSLVAFPKLKRQLLCYEPIVQNPKDFSENTTFWVNQEFALIKNGKPQRRGKINLIGRLQLSTERSQLEDNHSIVQLRILRTQEAIIKILKMRKRITNTALQSELVEILKNMFLPSKKMIKEQLEWLIEHKYMRRDDEDINTFIYMA